The Halomonas sp. 'Soap Lake #6' genomic sequence TGGCGAGCAAAGTCATCAAGGTCGACTTCCCCAGTCCCGGACCCGCTACAACAACCGCACGGTGCCTAAACCGACCTGTCCACTCGGCGTCGAAAATAGGGGCATCACGCTCGAGGGCACCTACTGCGTCGTGATAACGAGCGAGTGCCTCCGCCGCGTCTTCGGTATTCGGTTGCTCGATCGCCGTCCCGACTACTCGCATTTCAAGTAGTGTGCTAAGCGGTAAACGCTTTCGTGCAGTCGGCAGCGTAAAGCAGTCACGTGTCGAAAACACCCAGTCCGCTAGTTTCATCGATATCGCGGCAGGAAAATCGGCATCACGGATCTCGATACTTTCTCTCTGGAGCAACCCAACCAAATGGGTCATGGCCCAGCGCCCACGGTGCTCGATCAGCGCTACTGCGTCACGATAGAGTGCACTCCAAGCAGCGCCCGCCCGGGATTCGTCTGCACACACCCATCGCAGCGCCTCTATTGCCGCCATGATGTCTGCGTTCTCTGCGCTGAGAGCATGGACAACACGGATATTGACCCGTTGGCATGCCTGCTCCCATGCACCGCCTATGTCCAGAAGTCGGCGATGTAGCTCACTCCCGATTTCTGTGAGCTGATCACTTCGGCCTTGGCCAAGCCGCTTGAGATCCTTAGTTAGGTCTTCGCGGATCGTACCACTCGAATTCGGTGCAACCGCCAGTGCCCCATAATCGAAATGTTTGTCCCTGATAGCCGTGATCAAGGCTTCAAGCGCATCCCACAGCGCCGGACCGCGATTGAGACCTTTCTTCGCTTGTACCTCGGCCGAGACAGCAGTTGAGAGTTCGAGGCGCACGTCATCGCCGGCCCCCTCGCTCTCTGCCCATACCGCCACAGGAACATCAGCCACCGGAAGCCAGCCGAGCGGCGTGCCGCGCAGGAGATGCACACCAGCGATCGCAGTCACCGCCGCCTGGAAATTGACACCTCCTCCAGCCGCAGTTCCACCGCCAGCTTTTTTGATTCGAGCAGGTTTTGCTGATGCAGCGGCTAGATCCGCTCCATGTGTATTTGAAGTCACTTACTTTCAGACCAATGGTATTGTTAAAAATGGAAGCCACAGACTAACACTTGAACGTGGGAAATCTCGCCAATTTCTTGTTATTCAGACTAGTCTTAAGCTTTATATCACACCCTTTAGTCGACGTCGGTAGCACCTGCCTAGCACACCACAAAAAAGCCCGAGCATGGCAATATGCTCGGGCAAACGTCTTGCGCACACGACCCGACATCAGTGAGGCAAGTGACGAGAGTGCTCAGTATGGTCTACATCATGCTAATCGCAGATCAGTGGTGAAACCGCTCGGAGGCTTGGCGAGCTAGCTCACGAATGCCGTCCCAGTCTTCTGAATCAACCATTGCTTTGGGCGTTAACCAGGAGCCACCCACACACATGACGTTGGGCAGTGAAAGATATGTGTCGGCATTGTCTACGGTAATACCGCCAGTAGGACAGAAGCGTGCTTCAGGTATCGGGGCACCAAATGCTTTAATCGCTTTAGCACCGCCACTGGATTCCGCAGGGAAGAACTTAAAGCGGCGGTAGCCATATTGCCATCCGGTCATTAACTCAGAGATGGTCGAAATACCGGGCAACATGGGTACTGGACTCTCTACGCCGTAGCGGTATAACGCTTCGGTTGCGCCAGGGGTGACCACAAAATCTGCACCAACCTGCTCAGCCTGACGGTACTGGGCCGGCGTTAACACCGTACCCACTCCAATACTGGCGCCCGGCAGCGCTTGACGCATACGTTTGATGGCTTCTAGTGCACAATCTGTACGCAGGGTGATCTCCAACACCGTTAAGCCACCCTCTACCAAGGCGCGACCCAGCGGTACGGCATCTTCAATGCGCTCAATGGTAATTACCGGAATAACTTCGGCTTTTAAGCAAATGCTGTCCAGCTCGGCGGTGCGCGTTGAGGGTAACTGTTTATCGATGGTCATCTATAAATCTCCAAGCAATTATTATTGGCGAAGGCCTGCCCTTAGGGCGCCCAGTAAATCGCCAGCGGGCAAGATAGGAAGGCGCGGATGGGCAGTTGGCGAACATCGTCACCACTCATGGCATTAGCCAACACGGTGCGCTTTTCATCGCCGGTAATATGCAGAATATGCCGCTTTGCCTGATGCAGACGGTCGGCAGAGAAGGTAATCCGTGGCTGTGGCTGACTTGGCGTTCTTACTGCCACTAAAAGCTCATCCGTGGCGAGCGCCAGGGTCAGCTCAGGGCTATCAGGGAATAGCGATGCCGTATGGCCATCGCCTCCCATCCCCAAGATGACAACACTGGCAGGCCAGGGCAGAGAAGCTGTGCGCTTGGCAACCTCCTCAACGCCCTCTTCCGGCGTCAAGTCACCAGAGGTCAGCGGTACAAAGTTGGCATCAGCAGCCGCTCCCTGGAGCAGGTTTTCTCGCACAAGCTTGGCGTTACTATCGCTGCTTTGCTCATCGACCCAACGCTCATCGGCCAGGGTGATATCAACCCGCTGCCAAGGTAGTTGCTTCGCCGCCAGGGCTTTGAAAAATGGCACCGGAGTGGAGCCACCAGACACAACCAAGAGAACACGCTCTTGACGAGTAAGGTCATCAGTTAATGCTTGAAAAACCGCCTCTGCTAACTGCTCGGCCAACGCTTGGCGTAGTTCACTCATATCAATAATCCTCATACCAGCTGCGGCCGTCTTGGGTGATCATAGCGATGGAGGCAACCGGCCCCCAAGAGCCAGCGGGGTAGCGGCGCGGCGGTGTTTCCCGTACTTTCCAGCCGTCGATAAGCTGGTCGCACCAACGCCAGGCGTGCTCAACTTCATCCCGGCGTACAAATAGATACTGCTGGCCTTTCATTACTTCTAGCAGCAGACGTTCATAGGCATCAGGGATACGCGATTTGGGGAAAGCGCTATTAAAATCCAAATGCAATGGACCAGGACGCAAGCGCATGCCTTTATCTAAGCCGCTATCTTTGGTAAGCACCTGGAGAGCAATACCCTCTTCTGGCTGCAGGCGAATAATCAGTTTATTAGACGCAATACCACGCTGATCGGGGTCAAAGATGTAGTGCGGCTGCTGGCGGAAGTGAATAACGATTTGCGACAGTTTTTCTGGCATGCGCTTACCAGTGCGCAGGTAAAATGGCACGCCTGCCCAACGCCAGTTAGCCACTTCGGTCTTCATCGCCACAAAGGTCTCAGTATGGCTTTGGGT encodes the following:
- a CDS encoding bifunctional 4-hydroxy-2-oxoglutarate aldolase/2-dehydro-3-deoxy-phosphogluconate aldolase, with translation MTIDKQLPSTRTAELDSICLKAEVIPVITIERIEDAVPLGRALVEGGLTVLEITLRTDCALEAIKRMRQALPGASIGVGTVLTPAQYRQAEQVGADFVVTPGATEALYRYGVESPVPMLPGISTISELMTGWQYGYRRFKFFPAESSGGAKAIKAFGAPIPEARFCPTGGITVDNADTYLSLPNVMCVGGSWLTPKAMVDSEDWDGIRELARQASERFHH
- the pgl gene encoding 6-phosphogluconolactonase gives rise to the protein MSELRQALAEQLAEAVFQALTDDLTRQERVLLVVSGGSTPVPFFKALAAKQLPWQRVDITLADERWVDEQSSDSNAKLVRENLLQGAAADANFVPLTSGDLTPEEGVEEVAKRTASLPWPASVVILGMGGDGHTASLFPDSPELTLALATDELLVAVRTPSQPQPRITFSADRLHQAKRHILHITGDEKRTVLANAMSGDDVRQLPIRAFLSCPLAIYWAP